One stretch of Streptomyces agglomeratus DNA includes these proteins:
- a CDS encoding putative protein N(5)-glutamine methyltransferase, with the protein MSLCSSLSPSVIVTRLRAAGCVFAEDEAELLLSTARDAAHLSAMVDRRVVGLPLEHVLGWAEFLGRRVAVDPGVFVPRRRTEFLVERAVALAPPRAVVVDLCCGSGALGAALAGALERVELYAADVDPAAVRCARRNVTAVGGQVYEGDLYAPLPAALRGRIDVLLANVPYVPTGEIELLPPEARIHEARVALDGGADGLDVLRRVTAEAAQWLAPGGHLLFETSERQAPRAVETVARDGLLPQVVTSEELYATVVIGRKDAPGEG; encoded by the coding sequence ATGTCCCTCTGCTCCTCGCTGTCCCCTTCCGTCATCGTCACCAGGCTTCGGGCCGCCGGCTGTGTATTCGCCGAGGACGAGGCGGAACTGCTCCTTTCCACCGCCCGCGACGCCGCGCACCTTTCCGCGATGGTGGACCGCCGCGTCGTCGGCCTGCCCCTCGAACACGTCCTCGGCTGGGCCGAGTTCCTGGGCCGCCGCGTCGCGGTGGACCCCGGGGTCTTCGTTCCGCGCCGCCGCACCGAGTTCCTGGTCGAGCGGGCCGTGGCCCTCGCGCCGCCCCGTGCGGTGGTCGTCGACCTGTGCTGCGGCTCCGGAGCGCTCGGCGCGGCGCTGGCCGGGGCCCTGGAGCGGGTCGAGTTGTACGCCGCCGATGTGGACCCCGCCGCCGTGCGGTGCGCCCGGCGCAACGTCACCGCCGTTGGCGGGCAGGTCTACGAGGGCGACCTCTACGCGCCGCTGCCCGCCGCGCTGCGCGGACGTATCGACGTACTGCTCGCCAATGTGCCGTACGTACCGACCGGCGAGATAGAGCTGCTGCCCCCGGAGGCGCGCATCCACGAGGCGCGGGTCGCGCTCGACGGCGGGGCGGACGGGCTCGACGTACTGCGGCGGGTGACGGCGGAGGCGGCGCAGTGGCTGGCGCCGGGCGGTCACCTGCTGTTCGAGACGAGTGAACGCCAGGCACCGCGGGCCGTCGAGACGGTCGCCCGGGACGGTCTGCTCCCGCAGGTCGTCACCTCCGAGGAGCTGTACGCCACCGTCGTCATCGGGAGGAAGGACGCTCCGGGGGAGGGCTGA
- a CDS encoding META domain-containing protein, whose amino-acid sequence MWNQKPHSIRPIAMDTSHTRISGPLTGAVTVLALLTLAACGTESGPGAGGDGTVKPDLQVSGIDWTVDSVTVDGKKTPAPEKATVRIDEKGRAKGNTGCNHFGADVKVKGDTVTVGPAQTTEMGCPKTVAHFEQQLQRTFKGELKAKITDDRMTLTTADGDIVALSETKPEPAARLLGTEWRVESLRDGDTATSLPEDAAAKAKLFFGEDGSVGGNLGCNNVSGKAKVSGSTITFSKIATTRKLCPPAVMDTEDALLKILDGKAEYEIRERALSLTGADGKGLDAMAIAR is encoded by the coding sequence ATGTGGAACCAGAAACCCCACTCGATCCGTCCCATCGCCATGGATACGTCGCACACCCGCATCTCCGGCCCCCTCACCGGCGCCGTCACCGTCCTGGCCCTGCTGACCCTGGCCGCGTGCGGCACGGAGTCCGGCCCCGGCGCCGGAGGTGACGGCACCGTAAAGCCGGACCTCCAGGTCTCCGGCATCGACTGGACCGTGGACAGCGTCACCGTCGACGGGAAGAAGACGCCGGCGCCCGAGAAGGCCACGGTCCGGATCGACGAGAAGGGCCGGGCCAAGGGCAACACCGGCTGCAACCACTTCGGCGCCGATGTGAAGGTCAAGGGCGACACGGTCACCGTGGGCCCGGCCCAGACCACCGAGATGGGCTGTCCGAAGACCGTCGCGCACTTCGAGCAGCAGCTTCAGCGCACGTTCAAGGGTGAGCTCAAGGCCAAGATCACGGACGACAGGATGACGCTGACCACGGCCGACGGCGACATCGTCGCCCTGTCCGAGACCAAGCCCGAACCCGCGGCGCGGCTGCTCGGCACCGAGTGGCGCGTGGAGTCGCTGCGCGACGGCGACACCGCGACCTCGCTGCCCGAGGACGCGGCGGCGAAGGCGAAGCTGTTCTTCGGCGAGGACGGTTCCGTGGGCGGAAACCTCGGCTGCAACAACGTCTCGGGCAAGGCGAAGGTCTCGGGCTCCACCATCACGTTCTCCAAGATCGCTACGACCCGGAAGCTGTGCCCGCCGGCGGTGATGGACACCGAGGACGCGCTGCTAAAGATCCTCGACGGCAAGGCGGAGTACGAGATCCGTGAGCGCGCCCTGTCCCTCACCGGGGCGGACGGCAAGGGGCTGGACGCGATGGCGATCGCCAGGTAG